The genomic interval CTTCCTTTTTGTCCTCTGTGATGGCTGATTGATTTCAAGGGCAGCATAACACACATTTTCATCCTAGGatttaataatcaaaattattaCCATGTGGTAAAGTTTAATTACcataaaaatgcataaatggttgtttgtttgttacctgtgtttcttctgtttgtctTAAAGTGTCACGTCTGTTTTTCTCAGCTTGAGTGTTTGCTGCAGATATGAAAAAATGTCCAATGTAACaaaattgaaaatgaaaaaaatttaaatttaaatttaaaacaggaaagtGGCAGGAAGGTGACAAATATTGTAAGTACCTGACTTTTGACAAAGCAGGTAAACCAAAAGTGAGGAGAAGAGAGCTGAGAGAACAGAACCAGCCGGACACACAGAGAACAACAGCTTCCAGCACACGCCACAGTCCTCAACTGTTCTGGAAATATTTGGATGCAGGAAATTGGACCCTGTAtctaaagagtaaaatattttggaaaggtTGAAATAGtatcttttttcacatttagtgaattatttatgCATTTTCCCTCCAGAATGGTTGAAAATCCATTGCTAAAAACAATCTTAAAGAAACAGTTGATTATTTATCAATTATTGGTTTTTAAAATCAGCATCAACAAATAATGGCTAAATGGGTGCTGAGAGTGTAGGTCCAACACAAAGAGatgaaaattattgttttatgtaCCTGGAGAGACTGTGGATGTTTATAGCTGTAACACCTGATCTCTACCAATAAATTTTGATAATTTGCAGCATTTAATTAATCATAACAATCAACAGGAAGGATGAGTCGATCCTAAGCAACCAAAGAAATTTGAGGTCACCTTCTCAATCGCAGATATGGTCAGATTTTTAAATGGACACAGCACATGATTCTCTCTAATATAGCATTTGAACGATTTCTCAAGAATtttctatttgtatttttaaaatattacatttacaacaaaaataTACTTGGTAAACACGTGATGTTTCACGTGTTTTTACAACAGTTGCATATGAATGTGAGAAACATTTGTTCAAACGTTtgcaaaataattatatttacagAGGCACCGTTATTATGATATAATTAGAAATTATACTTACATAATGAGACTCTTGTGGTGTTCCCATAGATGTaaatttttttacttaaaatgtttttgtttgtgtctttttccACCTTTGTCTCAAATGTTCCACAGTAATAAAGTCCCTCATCAGAATTTGTGACATTTCTGATCACCAGGTCATACGAGTTGGACGACTCATTCTTTAAAAATTTCAAACGAGGAAATATATTTTCGAATTCACGATTTTTCTCTCGGTATATCGTTTTTACAACAAGAGTAGGCTGATATTGATGGGAACAATTCCTGAACCAAACTATATATACTCCAGTCGAAACTTTGCAGTCACAGTAGAGGGTGACGTTGTCTCCACGCCATACAGTCGTCTCCAGCATTGAAGCAGAAATGGAGCGTTGACTCCAGGAAACAAGTCCTGAAACAGAAATACAGTTAAGAAAGCATATACATATTGTTCCGGTATTAAAGCTCAGACATTAAGCAGGTTTAAACTTGGAATATTCTTTAGAATATTTCTACAGATCATAGTCATTGTTATCTAAATGTTGGTAAATCTTAAAATTACCACAGAGGACAACCAGAATAATCTGCAATACATCCATGAGTGATGGTGACCTGGATCCTAAGTGACCTAAGTGACAGTTTCTCAAGTTTTATTGGGTGAAGTTATGACGCAGATTTTTCCGTGAAAGTAGATGTAGCAACTGATTGGTTGCTTGAatggaacattttattttgaggttTTCTTTAGCTGGGTTAGGTGCATGATGTCAATTTGGGGAGTGTTTAGGGTGTTGCAACATTGTGAGTATTCACATTGAGTTTAATGGATGAACAGCTGAAGGAGCTTTTAATTCGACCTAATACTCAACTTGATCAGCTTCATTACAAAAATGAACGTTCCttattaaatatgttaaaaggCTGCACAAAGCAAAATACACTGCAATGTGCAgttcactttaaaatattttttaattaccaACAGCAGCCAGCTTGGGGTCCTTTTTTTGCAGATGTAGGCAGTCCCCAGCTTGTCGATACTGTCCACCACTCCTTTTGTGATATTATAATCTAggataatttctgttttttaatgctCCTGACCAAACATTCTCCCATACCTGTGCAGTGTGCTCGTGAGTAGCATATTCTTGCTTTTCTTTGACACTTAGGATACCTAATATGTGTAGGCCATGTTCACAAACCTGAAAGAGTTGACAGGCCTATTCTTTATATtagaattgaaactgaattgaattgaattgaaataaccTTCATTGTTCCTCTGCGttgaaattcaggtgtaccagcagcaaagtgacaggTAAGTTGAAGTgtgcagattcacacaaaggtaaaaatatacaaaatgaaagtaagaataagagactgtacagtaaAGGCAAATTAAAAGCATATGAAAGAACAGCAAAATGCTGTGCTGACCTTAAAAGTAAAGCATACTCAGattcaaagaaatgtgcaactgattagagatgatttaaaaaatttcCAAATATGCATGTATATTTGTACAGAGAAACAACTGTGAGAGTAGCAGCAGAAATGTATAACTTATTGCGTCTGTATAACCATCACTCTTGGGATCAGAGATGGTTATAAAGAAAcagctgctggcaggaaagATCTGCGATAACGCTCtgttgtgcacctaggatgcagcagtctgtcattGAAGAAGCTTACtagttctgcaacagctttaTGTATGGGGTAGGAGACATTGTCCAAAAGTGAGGTT from Girardinichthys multiradiatus isolate DD_20200921_A chromosome 5, DD_fGirMul_XY1, whole genome shotgun sequence carries:
- the LOC124868013 gene encoding uncharacterized protein LOC124868013 isoform X1; this translates as MCLDSPRLFICSSLLGIHSPRVAVTPVLACSEGLVSWSQRSISASMLETTVWRGDNVTLYCDCKVSTGVYIVWFRNCSHQYQPTLVVKTIYREKNREFENIFPRLKFLKNESSNSYDLVIRNVTNSDEGLYYCGTFETKVEKDTNKNILSKKIYIYGNTTRVSLYTGSNFLHPNISRTVEDCGVCWKLLFSVCPAGSVLSALFSSLLVYLLCQKSANTQAEKNRRDTLRQTEETQDENVCYAALEINQPSQRTKRKRTIQISDFSTYSAIKTFHVEENHI
- the LOC124868013 gene encoding uncharacterized protein LOC124868013 isoform X2 — encoded protein: MDVLQIILVVLCGLVSWSQRSISASMLETTVWRGDNVTLYCDCKVSTGVYIVWFRNCSHQYQPTLVVKTIYREKNREFENIFPRLKFLKNESSNSYDLVIRNVTNSDEGLYYCGTFETKVEKDTNKNILSKKIYIYGNTTRVSLYTGSNFLHPNISRTVEDCGVCWKLLFSVCPAGSVLSALFSSLLVYLLCQKSANTQAEKNRRDTLRQTEETQDENVCYAALEINQPSQRTKRKRTIQISDFSTYSAIKTFHVEENHI